The DNA window TTTTTCCTAGTGTAAGTCCAGAAACTCACCTCAGACATGTTGTTCTTTTCCTCACTCCACCGCAATCCTGGAGAAACGCCCCTCTCTGTAGCTTTGCTTCAGCATTTAATAGTGAGTGAGTCCTGCTCCCATGTCATTCCCTCCATGTCTCGCCTCGACCTTCATGATCCCTGCTATAAATCAAGTTTTCAttcaaatcaaacaaacatgtaCTGAGTCAGCTTTTGGCTCCAACCTCTTTACACCAGCTGCTTGGCCTTGACAGCACAAGGTCCTGGACCACGTTTACATGTCTtcataaggcaaggcaaggcaagtttatttgtatagcacaattcaacaacaaggtgattcaaagtgctttacagagacattagaaacaagaacaaataaaaagcatgatttaaaattgattaaaacaagcaaataaactaactaattaacaaacaaacaaacaaacaaacaaacaaacaaaacagtatataaaatcaaaacagataaaatcagaacagtagataaaatcagtagttaaatgtacgttttgaaatttaagcttaaaagtgtggatttggtgctttattcaaatgcagctgagaacaggtgagtcttcaacctggatttaaataaactgagtgtttcagctgatctgaggctttctgggagtttgttccagatataaggagcataaaagctgaatgcagcttctccgtgtctggttctgactctgggaactgataaaagaccggatccagatgacctgagggatctggatggttcatactgggtcaggaggtcattgatgtattttggtcctaaaccattcagagctttataggccagcatcagaactttaaagtctatcctctgacggacaggcagccagtgtaaggacctcagagctggactgatgtggtccacttttttggtcttagtgaggactcgagcagcagagttctgaatgagctgtagttgtctgactgattttttaggtagacctgtaaagatgctgttacagtaatcaagcctactaaagatgaatgcatggactagtttttccaggtcctgttgagacatcagatcttttatccttgatatattcttgaggtgatagtaagctgactttgttattgtcttaatgtgtttttctaagtttaggtctgcatccatcactacacccacatttctcgcctggtttgtggtttttaggtgtatagattgaagttctctggtgacctgtaatcgtttttctttggcgccaaagactattacctcagttttgtttttgtttagctggagaaaattgtggcacaaccagtcattgatttcctcaatgcatttaccaagagcctgtacagggcctcggtctcctggtgacattgtgatatatatttgtgtgtcatctgcatagctgtgatagtttattttgttgttctttataatctgtgccagtgggagcatgtaaatgttaaacagagggggtcccaagatggaaccttggggaactccacatgtgatacttgtctgctcagatgtgaagttacctattgatacaaagtatttcctgttttctaagtatgttttgaaccagtttagtacagttcctgaaagacctgtccagttctccagtcgtttgagtaatatgttgtggtcaactgtatcaaatgctgcactgagatccagtaaaactaggactgacatttttccactgtctgtattcagacatatgtcattaaacactttggtcagagcggtttcagtgctgtggttctgtctaaaacctgactggaaggcatcgtagcaattattctgttttaagaagtaactgagctgttgagaaactgctttttcaatgatcttacttaaaaacgggagatttgagatcggcctgtagttgttcatttgtgtcttgtcaagattgtcctttttcagtataggtttgattacagcagtttttagtgattctggaaacacacctgataataaagaaaagttgacgatctgtaacaggtctgactctaaagtctttgagacctttttgaaaaaacttgttggcaggacatctaaacagcaggaggaggagttcagttgacctaagatgtcctccaggtctttgctgttaataggttgaaactgtttcatggtgtttaaacagttttttggtggacacagtacatatcctggatctgctgttgatgtaccaattgcttgtctaattttttggattttttcagtgaagaatttggcaaagtcattgcaggccatggttgaatgaagttcagctgccactgacacaggagggtttgttagcctgtcaactgtagaaaataagacccgagcattatggctgtttttagtgatgatgtcagagaagtaggacctccttgcattcctcagttgtaaattataattgtgaagtttctctttataaatgtcataatgaacctggaggtttgtttttctccatctgcgctcagctttcctacactcttttttcttttttcaccagtgtggagtttctccatggagactttttccttccagagataaccttcaccttaatgggagcaatagtgtccattacatttaacatgttagcattgaagctattgacgagctcattgactgaccctctgggcaggtcaggtgttaatgggaagacctggttaaaaattgcactactgtgttcagttatacaccgttttgtgatcactgttgttgatatatttgtgtgggctgagattttactttcaaagaaaacacagtaatgatcagacaggcccacatcagacacagtaacctttgaaatgctcaggcctttggagatcagtaggtcaagagtgtgtcctctattatgtgtggcctctgttacatgctgagtcagcccaaagttgcccagagtgttactcaggtctttagtccctttgtcctgagggttgtccacatgaatgttaaaatccccagcaataattacacagtcaaaatcaacacagatcacagacagcagttcactgaggtcattaaaaaagtctgtgcagtatttgggaggcctgtaaacattaagaaacacaactttggatggggccttcagctgtaaagccacatattcaaaagactgaaaacttccaggagatagctgcttacattgaaatgattcattaaataagacagcaacccctcctcctctcctgctcgccctgacctcactgataaaactgtagttaggaggggtcgtctcgatgagaacagctccactgttactttggtccaaccaagtttcagttaaaaacataaaatcaaggctgtgctcagtgattaaatcattaattaaaaatgttttcccagctagagatctaacgtttaataaagccaacttaagtgttttagaggtattacttgtcccctcgtgtttgggagcagtctgtggcacacaaggtatgtttactatgtttaaagatcttttagagtgcagctctctgtgttttgaccaggccacatgtctcctgtcacctaaaagtacagaaattttaaaaccttctagtaaacagggtcccagcttctcctgggaaaagtcaccactgccataatcctcacagcccggacccttcacacatcacgcatcagactgcggagacagggcatgaagaggaactaaggggggcgaggctgggcaatgtgacttcgattgctctgttgagggtggggctcgatggcgaacctttggccgctctggtggggggtttatgggggacaaaaagggattgggacggggggtaAGTTAACAGATGTGAAGTATTTTCACATACGGTCCTTAAAGCTTCTGTTAAAACATTCCACAAAACTTGGTTTAATCAATGTGTGATGTTAAACTGAACCTTCAGCTGATGgaaatgtttattattaaactCCTCGCCTTCATCTATTTGAAGTTTAACAGGTACACATCCTTCACTCAGAACATCCTGAAAAGCAGATGCAACAGATGCTGCTGCCTTGGTTTGAAGACACCTGCATGCATACTTGAAAAATCCATCTGTACATGTCAGTAAGTGTCTCACATTATCATTATCTGCTCAATATTCACCCATATCAGCCAAATCAGCCTCAAACTGTTTGTCAGTTCCACTAATCAAAACTCTGTTTCTGGGGAAAAGTCTTCTTGCTGGTtaataacaaagaaataaactgTTGGTAGATCCACTTTTTACAACGAATCATCCATCAATAAAAATCTAACTCAGTTCCAAAACAACAAATTCAACATTCATATAAAAAATCCAGCCCAGCAGGGATCAAACAGCTGATCAAACACCAGGGTTGGACACAGACTTTctaatctgacatcacaaagtTATTCTGAAGCTGTAAATCTAATTAAAAACTCCCCAAAACTACTAAGAGAAAACCCTTAAAAGGTTCAATGATAGAAGGAAAATCCTTTACATGTAAAATCAACAGAGGTTCCTGATAAACAGACTAATAAATGAAGAATAACTGAACAGTTTGTGTGTCATGAGTAAAATTTCAGTGAGTATGAATCATCTCCAGGAAGTAAAAAGGGTTGGAGCTCAGCATCAGtcagaagaggaagatgaggtgATGAAGAAGAGAGCGTTCAGTGGAAAAAGGCCAGTGAGTTCATGTAAATGCTGCTTCTGCTGTAAGAAACAGACCTAAAAGTGAACAAATGCTTCATGATTCTCATTTCTATCCATCATCTTGAACACTGACTATAAATGTGTTCACTTCATTATTGTGTGATTTGGCTTCTTCACGTGTCTCCTTCAGTGCAAATAAAGGACTGTTagagtgtgtgctgtgtgtttgtctgaagCATGACAATCCTTTCCAACAAGTATTTCCAGCTGTTTGTCTCCACTCTGCACTTTAGTCTTTCTTCCtgtcatgtctgtgtttgtccACCAGGTGTCTCCCTCAGCTCATTTTCTCCAAATCAGAAGCTTCAGATTTGTGGAGACGCTCTGCCTGCCAGACACAGCTCAGGGCAAGAAACATGTCTATCCTCCACAATATACAGGCCTGTGTTATTTAGTTCaacagtccccaacctttttgtgTGTCACCGACCGGCTATTAAAGTGTTGttgataaatacaacaaaataaaaccagtatcggtagaaaaaaatgttttcttctcttGCTGCCTGGTCTGTCTggggcccgggggttggggaacACTGATTtggttttttatatttaaatgtataaataagtGAGTGTGATCAAGCTTTTCATCTCAAAAAGACATTAAATGTCATCACTGTagatacaataataataataataataataatgataatataatATCAAAAACCTCAaggattaatttttttgttgcattttaaaagTTCAAACCTCAAAGACATTAAGTTTACAGTCATATATGATCAAGAAAATCAACAATCTTCACATTTCAGAAACTGGAAGCAGCTTTAAATGTGactaaaataatgataaaacaaTCAATTCTCTAATCATTGACTAACTGATGAATCACTGCAGCTCCAATATATTGTTGCATTTGACAACCCACTACAGCAACTACAGAATAAAACCACTAACcagactgatgacagatttcAAACATGCTGAATATGAAGAGTAGTATCATATAAACTCACATGATTATCAGCCATAAGAACAAATTCAGATTTATATTGATGTAAGGTATATAAATGTAAGTACAGTTTGAATCAGTGCAACATTATTTTCACACATCAATGGACCACTGAACTTCTCAgcttctattcaattcaattcaattttattcatatagcgccaaatcacaacataagtcgcctcaaggcgcttcatagatacagagaaaaaaacccaacaatcatatgaccccctatgagcaagcactttggcaacagtgggaaggaaaaactcccttttaacaggaagaaacctccggcagaaccaggctcagggaggggcggggccatctgctgcgaccggttggggtgagagaaggaagacaggataaaagacatgctgtggaagagagacagaggttaataacagatatgattcaatgcagagaggtctattaatacatagtgagcgagaaaggtgactggaaaggaaaaactcaatgcatcatgggaatcccccggcagcctatgtctattgcagcttaactaagggaggattcagggtcacctggtccagccctaactatatgctttagcaaaaaggaaagttttaagcctaatcttaaaagtagagatagtgtctgtctcccgaatccaaactggaagctggttccacagaagaggggcctgaaaactgaaggctctccctcccattctacttttaaatactctaggaacaacaagtaggcctgcagagcgagagcgaagtgctctaatagggtgatatggtactacaaggtcattgagaTAAAATGTAAAGCCTCATTTAGAAACTACACAAGTACATATAATGGTCAGGGATCAACATGAACCTGTCTTCTCTATTTGACTTTAATCAACTCTACAGTGGCTCCATAATCTAAAAGCCAAAGTCCAGCAtagagcggctgagtgaatgtggtctggactctgtggaggagagtcatggtttcagagacgctgtagaaagacagaatacctgctctgtgatccaggtacactcctACTGTGGAGGGCCGAGGATCTAAGAGGTCAGTTTGGACATCGTTGTGCCAAAATTGAAAATAATTTGTGTCACAATATAATGCCCAAGATTTCTCTTTATATCCAAATCCACAGTTATCTGAGCTCCCTGCTCTGCTGATATTCTTGTATGCGACTGCTACTAAAACTATTCCCcctctccactccacctcccagtaacaacgtCCAGTCAGACTCTCTCTACTCAGGACCTGAGAATAATCAGTGAATCTGTCTGGATAATCAGAATAAGACTGTTGTTCTTCCATTCTTGTTACTTTTCTGTTCCCTTCAGATAATAACAGATGTGTgtatgctgtgtttggatccagtgtgatttcatgtgaatattttaagaatccagctctggtctttggctctgctggtgacagtaaaacatccacttcagtgactgtcagtgagatgtttgtccattcctctctcagaatgtcctgtagtttatctctgttctctgacacagctgctgtcacatcctcaaagtagctcagaggacgaatattgatgctggatgagtgtgtagactcactgagtgctgacagtgaggggtagttgtgtagaaactggttgtgatcctctgtgtgtgagagctgctccagctcgccgtctttcctcttcagcccagcgatctcctgctccagcttctcctgaagctctttgactcgactcacttcagtttcctgctgggatctgacctgctgcttcacatcagagcttcttttctggaGGAGACGGATCAGCTCAGTGAACATCTTCTCACTGTCCTCCACTGCTTTATCAGCAGAGCCattgatggcctccacctcctgttgaagcagcttcacatctttctctcgctcctggattctctgctggatgtttagTCGTCTCACCTCGAGCTCCTTCTGCTTCTcagtcctttctgctgcagctgggaCTGTTTCAtggcctttatgttcatccactgtgcagagataacagatactctgctgatcagtacgacagaaaatcttcatcacctcatcatgacgagagcagatgttctcctggagcttcttggagggggccaccagcttgtgtttctttaacGGAGCTGCATCATAGTGAGGTTGGAGATGTTTCTCACAGTAAGAGGCTGGACAAGATAAACAGGACTTGATGGCTTTCAGCTTCCTCCcagtgcagacatcacaggccacatcttcaggtccagcatagcagtgatcagctggagcagcttggagtccagtcttcttcagctgctccactaaagctgctaacatggtgtttttctccaggaCAGGCCTCGGTGTGAAAGTCTTCctgcactgagggcagctgtggattccCTTCCTGTCCTCTTCATCCCAGAAACTTTTAATACAGTTCCtgcagtagctgtgtccacaggTTGTAGTCACCGGATCCTTCAGTAGATCCAAACAGATGGAACAAGAGAAGGTTTCTCGGTCCAGCTGAACTCCTTTCTGCGCCATTTCTCCTCTCAGTGTCAGTGACTGTGGGAGTTTCTGTTCTGTAGAAGTGAAACTAGTCTGAGCGCTGATCTGAACAACATGTGTTTCTGTAGGAAATGGAGCCTCTGAGCACTTACACAACACCGCATGTTGATTTCATTCATCTTGAAAACTGCAGATCTGTGAGGAAGGCAAAGAGGAAACTTGTACGGAGAGGAAGTGCCTTATTTCATCAAGAATCTGAAGTAGTTTTCAGGTTTTGACACATTCTATACAAATTTTAAGATTTCTCTTCATGTGCAAGGTTAATCTTGAGATCTCTTTGTTTTCAAAGTTACAGCAAGTGGGTTTAGATTAACTTACAAAAAATGTCACTGACACTTTGGCAGCTTCAGTTTtcaagagaaaagagagaaaaaaaagaaccatCTTACATTTGTTCACGGCTTACAACGCTAATGTTGCATTCAGGAACCACAGCATGAACAGTAGAAAAGAGTTTCAAGCTGTACATCAAAATTTCTCTGaatcaaaatgtaaacattacaGAGTGATCAGAAGTCAGACTACATTagtgcattttgtttttgtatatgaCAATTCTTCTCAAAAACTGTTAACTCATAAGCTGAGTgactgtcacgatcctgggtcttttgacccagcgttttgggttttagtttattttgatgtttatggttTAGGTTTAAGTTCACTGCGTTTTCtaagttcatttatttattagtttccccttgtgttttcaaccccggtgttaagtctcccttgtcctttatgtgtttcatgtctgcatgTCTGTTGTTGTCAAATtcatgttgtcatgtctgcgtttcattatgtttcctgttttattttgaaagaggtcCTGTGTTcgttgtgttcagttttacactTCCCCTGTGACATTATGTTCATTTGTTTCAGCTGTTCCCCCATGTATTGCCACTTCTCacttcatgtgtgtatttaagcctgcaataaagcagtgtTTTTGAGTTCACGTTTGTGTTCACAGGCATGTCAGGGGGTTGGGTCTGCGACCCAGAATTTTCAATTGATTTTGATTTCTTATGTTACATTGATATAATGTGAGGCTCTTGTGTCATTATTAGTTAGGGTCCAGgtcagttttagtttagttaattTTATCATCCGTGCTCCCTGGACTATATGTCATGTTTCCTGTCCACtctgtcatgtgtttcatgtctgcgtGTTCCATGTTGTCAAGCTTGTGTTATCACATCTGTCTCTCCTgtctcctgtttcattttgaaaGGTCTGGTatttccatgttcagtgtgtttagttttacttttcCCTGTAGCATCATGATCATTTGTGTCAGGTGTGTCTCCCCagctgtttccacttccctcattaccctTCTGTGTATTCAAGTCCTGTCTTCCACTTTTCATCCTCATGTTAGGGGTTCTCTTCatcaaagaaatgaaaactcATACCTATTAATAGGTTAATTTATTCCTATTAACAAAATGTCATTCACTTCCTCCTCACCTCAAGCCTCATTTCCTGAACTGATGTCAGAGCTCTAGCACATGCAAATCCCAACAATACCATTTGGTTATAGGCTAACATAATCTTAGCTAAGGCTTGAGTGTCTCACTTTCCttctgataaacagtttgattacatcATCACATCAATTGAAAGTTTATTCACTGATCATCAGAGCACAATGTGAGATTCTCTGTAAAGAAACAGTCACTAACACTGGCGAACAGCAAGTAATAGAGGCTGACAGCAGCAGCGCTTACCAACAGAAAACCTTGACTTGGCTGTCATCGGCCAGACGTGACCTTTACTGACTCATCAACTCATATCAGACTCCTTTCTTAGAGCTTTACAGCTTCTTACTGACTAAATAAAAGTGGGCAGTTCTCACACAgcattgacagctgaggtaaacggTGGCGTGACAGCCTTCCACAGATAGGGTGAAAACTCCAGGGCAGATCCCAATTTACTCCAAATAACAGCAGATATACACTGGGCAGCCAATTTGGTAAACAGTCTACATCTAAATTGTTTTCAATCTCTCTTGGttgacaaaaaaaattatatgtCATATAGCATAACTGCATAATCCTGGCTAGAATTATGCAGCTGATTTGCTGGGGTACAAACAGATATCAGTTGACTGAAATCTGCAGTCTATAGACGTTTTGCCAATAAACACCTCCCAATTCTTAAAAGTTAAACCTACTGGTGACCGTAACAGGCCATTATAGCTGGAGTGCTAGTAATATACCAGCAGGAGaatgaaaaatggaaaaataaaatgtaaaacgtAATAAATGGATCCTGGGACCAAAGGACCAACAGCATGGTTGCCTCACAAGGGACTTGCCTGCTGGCTGGGCCTTTCTATGTGCAGTTCACACAGAAACAATAgcttgttttgtcattttataaagttcttttttgcttttttaaattacattttgtatAGCTCAGTGTACATGTGTGTCATAACACATCTCATCATAATCAGTCAAACCTAATAAAAGTTACCACTTGATGCCTTTGGAATGAgcatatttatttgtatagttATTGTAGCATACTTAATTAAGCTATGTAAAAATTTACCTTCATTCTATCATGCTACCTGGGGACTGCTCCatcattctctctctttctggagCCCACAGCCAATGGctgtctgtttttgttaaagGTATCCAGGCCCGTCATGTTTTGCATTTGGTGTTGACCCTTCagattttcttctcttcttcgcCGCTAAGTTTTAACACAATTATGATGACCTGGACCAGCTTGACACTTTGATAACATGATGGACACTAGACATGTTGaaatctacagggtgggccatttatatggatacaccgtaataacatggggatggttggtgatattaaagtcctgtttgtggcacattagtatatgtgagggggcaaactcctcaagatgggtggtgaccatggtggccatttagaagtcagccatcttggatacaacttttgtttttcaataggaagagggccatgtgacacatcaaacttattggtaatgtcacaagaaaaacaacggtgtgcttggtttcaacgtaactttattctttcatgagttatttacaagtttctctttgttcacagccattgacatgtcgaagaggttaacacatgAGGAGCGGAtcaaaattgtgttgatatcagATGAACGCAGTAactgggtcattgcagcagatttcaatgcaagacaccctacgagaccacccatttCCCATGCTccaactgcttgctaagtttcgtgaaactggttcagtgttggatttgccaaaatgtggacgcaagaaaactgtcactaatgaagaaacatcagtggctgtcctagcttcattcagcaagagcccac is part of the Maylandia zebra isolate NMK-2024a linkage group LG3, Mzebra_GT3a, whole genome shotgun sequence genome and encodes:
- the LOC106676950 gene encoding tripartite motif-containing protein 16-like, whose amino-acid sequence is MAQKGVQLDRETFSCSICLDLLKDPVTTTCGHSYCRNCIKSFWDEEDRKGIHSCPQCRKTFTPRPVLEKNTMLAALVEQLKKTGLQAAPADHCYAGPEDVACDVCTGRKLKAIKSCLSCPASYCEKHLQPHYDAAPLKKHKLVAPSKKLQENICSRHDEVMKIFCRTDQQSICYLCTVDEHKGHETVPAAAERTEKQKELEVRRLNIQQRIQEREKDVKLLQQEVEAINGSADKAVEDSEKMFTELIRLLQKRSSDVKQQVRSQQETEVSRVKELQEKLEQEIAGLKRKDGELEQLSHTEDHNQFLHNYPSLSALSESTHSSSINIRPLSYFEDVTAAVSENRDKLQDILREEWTNISLTVTEVDVLLSPAEPKTRAGFLKYSHEITLDPNTAYTHLLLSEGNRKVTRMEEQQSYSDYPDRFTDYSQVLSRESLTGRCYWEVEWRGGIVLVAVAYKNISRAGSSDNCGFGYKEKSWALYCDTNYFQFWHNDVQTDLLDPRPSTVGVYLDHRAGILSFYSVSETMTLLHRVQTTFTQPLYAGLWLLDYGATVELIKVK